From a region of the Syngnathus typhle isolate RoL2023-S1 ecotype Sweden linkage group LG12, RoL_Styp_1.0, whole genome shotgun sequence genome:
- the barhl1b gene encoding barH-like homeobox 1b, with amino-acid sequence MEGSANGSSFGIDSLLSHRPGSPLSKGDSLAGECRSPLEFSPRSDAESGCSSPPSPRRECADELAPRQGHGGVGLPPHLQHGPAGISAGSQQRTMTSSFLIRDILADCKPLAACAPYSSNGQPTQEAGRLVAKIADDFMEKIHSNSSSDSEYKVKEEGDREISSSRDSPQVRLKKPRKARTAFTDHQLAQLERSFERQKYLSVQDRMELAASLNLTDTQVKTWYQNRRTKWKRQTAVGLELLAEAGNYSALQRMFPSPYFYPQSLVSNLDPGAALYLYRGPSAPPPSLQRPLVPRILLHGLQGGSEPPPPPPLPPMSGVLSRPSQQR; translated from the exons ATGGAGGGGTCCGCTAACGGCTCCAGTTTCGGCATCGACTCGCTGCTCTCCCACAGGCCCGGAAGTCCGCTGTCCAAGGGGGACAGCCTGGCCGGAGAGTGCCGCTCTCCCTTGGAGTTCAGCCCGAGATCCGACGCGGAAAGCGGCTGCTCGTCGCCGCCCTCGCCCAGGAGGGAGTGCGCCGACGAGCTGGCCCCGAGGCAGGGACACGGCGGCGTCGGCCTGCCGCCTCACCTGCAACACGGCCCCGCCGGGATCTCGGCCGGGTCCCAGCAGAGGACCATGACCTCGTCCTTCCTTATCAGAGACATTTTGGCGGACTGTAAGCCTCTGGCCGCCTGCGCGCCTTACTCCAGTAACGGACAACCCACGCAAGAAGCCGGCAGACTGGTCGCCAAAATTGCCGACGACTTTATGGAGAAAATTCACAGTAACTCGTCGTCGGACAGCGAATATAAAG TGAAAGAGGAGGGGGACAGGGAGATCTCCAGTAGCAGAGACAGCCCCCAAGTCCGGCTCAAGAAGCCCCGAAAGGCCAGGACGGCCTTCACGGACCACCAATTGGCGCAACTGGAGCGCAGCTTTGAGCGCCAAAAGTACCTGAGCGTCCAGGATCGGATGGAGCTGGCCGCCTCGCTCAACCTCACAGACACGCAAGTCAAGACTTGGTACCAGAACCGAAG gaccAAATGGAAGCGTCAGACGGCGGTGGGACTGGAACTCTTGGCCGAGGCTGGCAACTACTCGGCCCTGCAAAGGATGTTCCCGTCGCCATACTTCTACCCGCAGAGCCTGGTGTCCAACCTGGACCCGGGGGCGGCGCTCTACCTGTACAGGGGCCCGTCAGCGCCGCCGCCCAGTTTGCAGAGGCCCCTGGTGCCCCGCATCCTGCTGCACGGCTTGCAGGGAGGCAGTgagccgccgcccccgccgccTCTGCCCCCTATGTCCGGTGTGCTCTCCCGGCCGAGCCAGCAGCGGTGA